The Streptomyces sp. NBC_01268 genome window below encodes:
- the fmt gene encoding methionyl-tRNA formyltransferase, producing MKLVFAGTPEVAVPALDALLASGRHEVAAVVTRPDAPAGRGRRLVASPVAERAAEAGIEILRPERPRDEAFLARLREIAPDCCPVVAYGALLPRVALDIPARGWVNLHFSLLPAWRGAAPVQHAVMSGDEVTGASTFQIEEGLDSGPVYGVVTEDVRPTDTSGDLLTRLAFAGAGLLAATMDGIEDGTLKAVPQPADGITLAPKIQVEDAHVDFADPALRVDRVVRGCTPAPGAWTLFRGERLKLIQTALVTDRTDLAPGELAAGKNNVYVGTGSHAVELLWVQPQGKKPMKAADWARGVRIAPGERVGA from the coding sequence GTGAAGCTCGTCTTCGCTGGTACCCCCGAGGTCGCCGTACCCGCCCTGGACGCCCTGCTCGCCTCCGGGCGGCACGAGGTGGCCGCCGTCGTCACCCGCCCCGACGCGCCCGCGGGCCGTGGGCGGCGGCTCGTCGCGAGCCCCGTCGCCGAGCGGGCGGCGGAGGCCGGGATCGAGATCCTCAGGCCGGAGCGGCCCCGCGACGAGGCCTTCCTCGCCCGGCTGCGGGAGATCGCCCCCGACTGCTGCCCGGTCGTCGCCTACGGCGCGCTGCTGCCCCGGGTGGCCCTCGACATCCCCGCGCGCGGCTGGGTCAACCTGCACTTCTCGCTGCTGCCCGCGTGGCGCGGCGCGGCGCCCGTCCAGCACGCCGTGATGTCCGGGGACGAGGTGACCGGCGCCTCCACGTTCCAGATCGAGGAGGGCCTGGACTCCGGCCCCGTCTACGGCGTGGTCACCGAGGACGTCCGCCCCACCGACACCAGCGGTGACCTGCTCACCCGGCTCGCCTTCGCGGGCGCCGGGCTGCTCGCCGCGACCATGGACGGCATCGAGGACGGCACCCTCAAGGCCGTTCCGCAGCCCGCCGACGGCATCACGCTCGCCCCGAAGATCCAGGTCGAGGACGCGCACGTCGACTTCGCCGACCCCGCCCTCCGGGTCGACCGCGTCGTCCGCGGCTGCACCCCGGCCCCCGGCGCCTGGACCCTCTTCCGCGGCGAGCGCCTCAAGCTGATCCAGACCGCCCTCGTCACGGACCGCACCGACCTCGCCCCGGGTGAGCTCGCCGCCGGCAAGAACAACGTGTACGTCGGCACCGGCTCCCACGCGGTCGAGCTGCTGTGGGTCCAGCCCCAGGGCAAGAAGCCGATGAAGGCGGCCGACTGGGCACGCGGCGTCCGCATCGCGCCGGGGGAGCGGGTCGGCGCCTGA
- a CDS encoding primosomal protein N' → MSSENEKAEKAVGDGEPEQLALIRETVRTAKVPRAKPRTWRGAALAKELPVARVVVNKGVLHLDQFFDYAVPEELDEAAQPGVRVRVRFGAGAHQVRGGRREGGRLIDGFLVERRAHSDYSGPLAALADVVSPEPVLGPEQLGLARAVADRYAGSLADVLQLAVPPRSARAESRPSPAPLPPPPAPEAGSWRRYERGAAFLDALARGGAPRAVWNALPGPHWAEEIARAVGATLASGRGALVVVPDGRAADRVDQALTELLGDGRHALLTAEAGPEKRYAQWLAVRRGAVRAVVGTRAAMFAPVRDLGLAVIWDDGDTSHSEPHAPQPHARDVLLLRAAHDRCAFLLGSTSCTVEAAQLVETGWAQPLAAGRDQVRTAAPLVRTVGDTDLARDEAARAARLPTLAWQIVREGLKTGPVLVQVPRRGYVPRLACERCRTPARCRHCAGPLEAPEQQALRCGWCGRGADDWHCVECGSNRLRAQVVGARRTAEELGRAFPAVPVRTSGRDHVLDRVPGRPALVVSTPGAEPVADGGYAAALLLDGWAMLGRPDLRAGEEALRRWIDAASLVRGQEDGGTVVVVAEPTLRPVQALVRWDPVGHAQRELAERAELGFPPVSRMAAVAGPPDALAAFLAGAELPPDAEILGPVPLPVTRLGGPRRPGDTPPGEQWDRALIRVPPGSGAALALALKHAQASRLARGGGEPVRVRVDPPDIG, encoded by the coding sequence GTGAGCAGCGAGAACGAGAAGGCCGAGAAGGCCGTGGGGGACGGGGAGCCCGAGCAGCTCGCGCTCATTCGGGAGACCGTGCGCACGGCGAAGGTGCCGCGGGCCAAGCCCCGGACGTGGCGGGGGGCCGCGCTGGCCAAGGAGCTGCCGGTGGCGCGGGTCGTGGTGAACAAGGGGGTGCTCCACCTCGACCAGTTCTTCGACTACGCCGTGCCCGAGGAGCTCGACGAGGCCGCGCAGCCGGGTGTGCGGGTGCGGGTGCGGTTCGGGGCCGGGGCGCACCAGGTCAGGGGCGGGCGGCGGGAGGGCGGGCGGCTCATCGACGGGTTCCTCGTGGAGCGGCGCGCCCACTCGGACTACTCCGGCCCGCTCGCCGCGCTCGCCGACGTCGTCTCGCCCGAGCCGGTGCTCGGCCCCGAGCAGCTCGGCCTCGCCCGCGCGGTGGCCGACCGGTACGCCGGCAGCCTCGCCGACGTGCTCCAGCTCGCCGTACCGCCGCGCAGCGCCCGCGCCGAGAGCCGGCCCTCCCCCGCGCCGCTGCCGCCGCCGCCCGCGCCCGAGGCGGGCAGCTGGCGACGGTACGAACGGGGCGCCGCCTTCCTGGACGCCCTTGCGCGCGGCGGGGCGCCCCGGGCCGTCTGGAACGCGCTGCCGGGGCCGCACTGGGCCGAGGAGATCGCCCGCGCCGTCGGCGCCACCCTCGCCTCCGGGCGAGGCGCCCTCGTCGTCGTCCCCGACGGGCGGGCCGCCGACCGCGTGGACCAGGCGCTCACGGAGCTCCTGGGCGACGGGCGGCACGCCCTCCTGACGGCCGAGGCCGGCCCCGAGAAGCGGTACGCCCAGTGGCTCGCCGTCCGGCGCGGCGCCGTCCGCGCCGTCGTCGGCACCCGGGCCGCGATGTTCGCGCCCGTCCGCGACCTCGGGCTCGCCGTCATCTGGGACGACGGCGACACCAGCCACAGCGAACCCCACGCCCCCCAGCCGCACGCCCGCGACGTCCTGCTCCTGCGCGCCGCCCACGACCGGTGCGCCTTCCTGCTCGGCTCCACCAGCTGCACCGTCGAGGCCGCCCAGCTCGTCGAGACCGGCTGGGCCCAGCCGCTCGCGGCCGGCCGCGACCAGGTACGGACCGCCGCCCCCCTCGTACGGACCGTCGGCGACACCGACCTCGCCCGCGACGAGGCCGCCCGCGCCGCCCGGCTGCCCACCCTCGCCTGGCAGATCGTCCGGGAGGGGCTGAAGACCGGCCCCGTCCTCGTCCAGGTGCCGCGCCGCGGCTACGTGCCCCGCCTCGCCTGCGAGCGGTGCCGCACGCCCGCCCGCTGCCGGCACTGCGCCGGGCCCCTCGAAGCGCCCGAGCAGCAGGCCCTGCGCTGCGGCTGGTGCGGGCGCGGCGCCGACGACTGGCACTGCGTCGAGTGCGGCTCGAACCGGCTGCGGGCCCAGGTCGTCGGCGCCCGCCGCACCGCCGAGGAGCTCGGCCGGGCCTTCCCCGCCGTGCCCGTACGCACCTCCGGACGCGACCACGTCCTCGACCGGGTCCCCGGCCGCCCCGCCCTCGTCGTGAGCACCCCCGGCGCCGAGCCCGTCGCCGACGGCGGCTACGCCGCGGCCCTGCTCCTCGACGGCTGGGCCATGCTCGGCCGGCCCGACCTGCGCGCGGGCGAGGAGGCGCTGCGGCGCTGGATCGACGCGGCCTCCCTCGTCCGCGGCCAGGAGGACGGCGGCACCGTCGTCGTCGTCGCCGAACCGACCCTGCGGCCGGTGCAGGCCCTCGTCCGCTGGGACCCTGTCGGCCACGCCCAGCGCGAGCTCGCCGAGCGCGCCGAGCTGGGCTTCCCGCCGGTCTCCCGGATGGCCGCCGTCGCCGGCCCCCCGGACGCCCTCGCGGCCTTCCTGGCCGGCGCCGAGCTGCCCCCCGACGCCGAGATCCTCGGCCCCGTCCCGCTCCCCGTCACCCGCCTCGGCGGGCCGCGCCGGCCCGGCGACACCCCGCCCGGCGAGCAGTGGGACCGCGCCCTGATCCGCGTGCCGCCGGGCAGCGGCGCCGCCCTCGCCCTGGCCCTGAAGCACGCCCAGGCGTCCCGTCTGGCACGCGGCGGGGGCGAGCCGGTGCGGGTGCGGGTGGACCCGCCGGACATCGGCTGA
- a CDS encoding helix-turn-helix transcriptional regulator, with amino-acid sequence MNSLAKFGPELRRRRLAAGMTLDGLAARVHYSKGQLSKVETGRQQPTPELARLCDGAVGAAGELAALVPYGPGVPRPSRRLVMAAGAGAALALGGPPSGAAEPVPPAGAAGAGGGMTPASPARAVGAADPAGMADAVGGPLLDGVQALFGEFRRLGQTAPAAFVLPSLAAQARALPSLARASGGRTARGLYVLASRYAEFTGWMAQESGDDGAALTWTDAAVRLAEAAGDRDLAAYALVRRGLIAFYSGDAKATVELVQGAQAGRLPARVRGLAAQREAQGHALGGDRDSCLRALDRARGLLDRAATAGADGLPVVGTTHVGDPVSMTTGWCLLDLGLPRQAAEALDREVALLPEHALRTRVRYGVRRALSHAVAGEVEHACAIALPLLAGGEALASATIRVDLQRLSRVLARHHRNPAVRALSPLLTAALHDTVHPTVVREAVPRV; translated from the coding sequence GTGAACAGCTTGGCCAAGTTCGGCCCCGAGCTGCGCCGGAGACGGCTGGCGGCAGGCATGACGCTGGACGGGCTCGCGGCGCGCGTGCACTACAGCAAAGGGCAGTTGAGCAAGGTGGAGACGGGCCGACAGCAGCCCACTCCGGAGCTGGCGCGGCTGTGCGACGGCGCCGTCGGCGCGGCCGGGGAGCTCGCCGCCCTCGTGCCGTACGGGCCGGGTGTGCCGCGCCCGAGCCGCCGTCTGGTGATGGCGGCCGGTGCCGGTGCCGCGCTCGCGCTGGGCGGCCCTCCCTCGGGCGCGGCGGAGCCGGTACCGCCCGCCGGGGCTGCGGGGGCCGGCGGCGGCATGACCCCCGCCTCGCCGGCTCGCGCCGTCGGGGCGGCGGACCCGGCCGGGATGGCGGACGCCGTCGGCGGGCCGCTGCTCGACGGCGTGCAGGCCCTCTTCGGGGAGTTCCGACGGCTCGGCCAGACCGCCCCGGCCGCGTTCGTCCTGCCCTCCCTCGCCGCCCAGGCCCGCGCGCTGCCCTCCCTGGCCCGTGCCTCCGGAGGTCGCACGGCGCGGGGCCTGTACGTGCTCGCCTCCCGGTACGCCGAGTTCACCGGCTGGATGGCCCAGGAGAGCGGGGACGACGGGGCCGCGCTCACGTGGACGGACGCCGCCGTGCGACTCGCCGAGGCCGCGGGCGACCGGGACCTGGCGGCGTACGCCCTCGTGCGCCGGGGGCTGATCGCCTTCTACAGCGGTGACGCCAAGGCCACCGTCGAGCTCGTCCAGGGAGCGCAGGCAGGCCGATTACCGGCGCGCGTCCGTGGCCTGGCCGCCCAGCGCGAAGCCCAGGGCCATGCGCTCGGCGGCGACCGCGACTCCTGTCTTCGCGCCCTCGACCGGGCCAGGGGCCTGCTCGACCGCGCCGCGACCGCCGGGGCGGACGGCCTGCCCGTGGTCGGCACCACCCATGTCGGCGATCCCGTCTCCATGACGACCGGCTGGTGCCTGCTCGACCTCGGACTGCCACGGCAGGCGGCGGAGGCCCTCGACCGGGAGGTCGCCCTCCTCCCGGAGCACGCCCTGCGCACCCGGGTGCGCTACGGGGTGCGCCGCGCGCTCTCCCACGCGGTGGCGGGCGAGGTGGAGCACGCGTGCGCGATCGCCCTGCCGCTGCTGGCCGGAGGCGAGGCACTCGCCTCCGCGACGATCCGCGTCGATCTCCAGCGCCTCTCCCGTGTCCTCGCCCGGCACCACAGGAACCCGGCCGTGCGCGCGTTGTCGCCACTGCTCACGGCCGCACTGCACGACACCGTCCACCCCACCGTCGTACGAGAGGCAGTCCCGCGTGTCTGA